The genomic DNA ATCAAAGGCTGACAGCGGCAGTCGGACGATAGATGTAACTGGCCAGGCTACAGTTAAATCTCAGCCAGATCAGTTCGTGTTTTATCCATACTACGAGTTCCAAAATACCAATAAAGATGCAGCACTCGCTCAGTTGAAAGCAAAAAGCACCGAGCTTGTGGCAAAACTCAAAGAGTTGGGTGTTGAGGACAAAGATATCAAGACTAACAGTGATGGCTATGACAGATACTACTTTGCGCCAGATTCAAGCAACACGCCAACTTACACCTTGCGGCTAGAAATTACAAACAACGACAAAGATAAAACTCAAAAAGTTCAAGACTATTTGGTCAGTACGTCTCCAAAAGGTGCTGTTTCGCCACAAGCTGGTTTCAGTGAAGCAAAGCGTAAAGAACTTGAGAGCCAAGCTCGCGACGAGGCTACCAAAGATGCTCGCAAAAAAGCCGATCAATCTGCCAAAAATCTTGGGTTTAGTGTAGGTAAGGTTAAGTCGGTTAGCGATGGGGCTGGTTTTGGCGGTGTTATGCCAATGTACGCCGAAGATAGTATCAAGGCTGTTGCTCCAGTAGCAGACTCAACTCTGCCCGTTCAGTCAGGTCAGAATGAAGTCAGCTATAGCGTCTCAGTAACTTACTTTTTGAAGTAGTATCGTTAGGGGCGGTAGCCCTCCACTCCGGCAATGAAAAAAGCCCGATCAAAAGATCAGGCATTTTTCATGGAGGAGCTGGCGGGTACCGCCCCCGCGTCCGTCTGTTAACTTATTGGATGACTACAAGCTTAGTTTGTTTAATTTTCTTTCCTTAAGTTAACTCTTAACAAACAAAATGTTAGCTAAAGGGCAACTTGATAATCTTAGCTTTACTCCTCAAATAGTGGAGCAAAGAGCGTTCAGAAAATTTGGCGCTAATAATTCTCTATCTGACGTCGAAAATATAGCGGCTGTCTAAATAATTAGGCAGCTTGTGCAGCGAACTGGCGAGCATTAAGTATGCTGTCAATTGCGCTAGCTAACTTAGATTTTGCATCTAGTTTTTTGATCCGGCTAAGGTGCAGATCAGCCCCGCTTGCCATTCCAACTTATTAAACTAACGTCGAGCTTAAATTCAGCCCCTAGTCGTATGCTGCGCACTATCAATCGTCAAGAGCTTTGATATTGTACCCTTGCACACTCCTCTCAAGTTTACGAAATATCGCAAAAAATGAGAATAGTTTTATTATAGCACAAAGCTTGAGCAATTTCAAAAATAGAAAGTTTCTGGTACTTTAGAGGAATGAATTACCCAGAGCAGTTTAGTCAGTTACGAGAGCTTTTGGCACGATTTCCAGACAATCCAGCCGATGATTGCGTCGAAACCTTTAATCAGATATCTGCTAACCTCTGGCCCTATCTATCTCAAACATTCGCGTTAAAAATCGGTAGAGCTGTGCTAAATCTGCCCTCGACTTACCGCGACGGGGAAGGCTATAAGCTGCCAAGAGACCGAGTCAATACCACTGATATTTTAATTGTTGGTGACACTAAAACTAAAGTAGAGATAGAATCATTTGGAGCGGCCTTAATTGGTCCGATTGTTGTAGTAGAAAGATATTTCAATATTCCGATTAAATCAACTAAATATGATAATATAACCGGTCTCTGGCCAGTTAATAGACAGCTCAAACAGAGGCCATCATTGTGGTGGATTGCAGGTGGTGGATATAATACTTAGCATGAGTACAACCTCCGAAAAATGTCAGCAGAAACTGAGCTTTGACAGCAAGAAAGCGGCTATGACAGCTGCTACAGTTGCGAGCTTCCAGCATCATAGAGGAGAAAAAACCAAGCTGAAAGCCTACCAATGCAAGTCTTGCCAACTATGGCACTTAGCTACTAAATGGTTGGCCTAATATTTTGTTGTGAGTTTGTATGCGGCGTATTTTAGGTCGGAGCCAGAGCTAAAACTCGCTCCATTGTATAGTACTGCTCCTGACTTGCCGCTAGATATATTGTAAGCAACAGCCGCTCTGACGCCTGTTATTGTACCAGTGTGACCCCAACCGCCAGGCATTTTCATTAACCCTAATCCATAAGCAGAGTTAGCAGTTGAACCCTTCATCGCCTGAGATGATAATGTTGGGCTAAGTAACTTCTTAAATGCGATGGGTAGTATAGATGCAGCATGTGGTGTTAAGAACCAAGCACCGGCTGGACCGAGAGCTTTATTTTTCCATGCCGCATAGCCATAGTACTTAAAATCCTGGGTAGTTAAAGCTTGCTCCGAATTAAGCATATACTCAGCAGAGCCGAGTCCAAGAGGCTGAAAAACCTTTTCGCTAGCCGCTTGTAGGTATGGTTTTTCAGCTTTTTGATCGATGAGTAAGCCTAGTATGGTGTAGTTAGTGTTTGAGTACTGATAGGCGCGGCCTGGAGTGCTCTGTAGGCTAATGCTGGTTGCATTCTTAGCAATATTTCGCCAGTCGTAGTTATACTTTGCAGCCGTTGTTTGGCTGAAATACCAGTTCTTTGAAACCTGAATACCGCTGGTATGATTCAGTAGCTGCCTTACTGTAATTTTGTTCCATCTAGTGTCGCTGGGTTTTTTCATTGTGCCGGCCGCCAGTTGGCCGATAAAAGGCGAGTCGAGACTAATTTTGCCCTCGTCTACTAAACTTAGAACTGTAAGCGAGGTTATCATTTTTGACACGCTAGCAACGCCATAGCGCGTATTCGGCGAACTATTGAGGCAGGTTGATGATAAATCTGCTGCTTTTGTTGCGCCACTAAACTTAGAAACATTTACGCCGCTTGCAGTCATGTAACACGAGCTAAGAGCCAAAACGGGGCTGGCAGCTATATTTATCAAAACCGATAACGTGACAATAAGTGTGGAAACGACACCAAAAAACTTCTTCATAAACACAAGTATAACAGAAAAACCTAGAATTGCAAAATAATTGTTTAACAATGTGCGGTCTGGAGGGATAATGTGCTAAAATATAGTTAAACCAAATGGCTCTTTAGCTCAGTTGGTAGAGTGAGAAAGTCCAGTGGATCCGCCAGCTGGCGGATCGCAAGGCCGGAAACTAATTTTGAACTTGTTTAAAATTAGTTGAGGCGGGGTCGCAACTGATTTGCTTGCAAGTCAGATTGTAACGAGGCCTGAAATTCGGCCGTCACTAGCGCAGAGACTGCTTTGTTTGTTAAACTAAAGCAAACCAAATGGCTCTTTAGCTTTAGTTGTGAGGATTGCCTGTGGCAGTCTGTAAGAGAACTTTTCAGGATACAACTTGTTGTATGCATGAAAATTCTGTGGGCAGGCGAAGCTTGCCAGAGCAGAGGGCCTCTGCTAGCAAAGAACGTACCTTTACTGATAAAATTTAGTTACCCAAATGGCTCTTTAGCTCAGTTGGTAGAGCAGAGGCCTGAAGAGCCTTGTGTCCCCAGTTCAAGTCTGGGAGGAGCCACCAAAATTATCAACAGATACGAAAAGTTCTAGAAAATATATTTTCTAGAACTTTTTAGTTTTCAATCTGTTATTTTAGTTCGAGTTTGTTGGGGTTGTATACGCGTGACTAAGAAAGAACTTTGTGAAGAGATTTTACGGGCTGCTAAGAATAGCTATAAAGAACTAGCGGATATACTCATTAGAATGATAAAGCAGAGCTAGATGCCTTACGGCTAGTTAAGTAACTAAGTTACTCCTTTAATTCAGCTTTTAAGATTACATCTAACGATTGTAAGCTACTAAATTCATAAAAACTTAGGTATGCAATAGACAGTGAGCGTGCATCGGTTTTGCGCAAGCTAAACCCACGCCCAACAGATGCTAGTAGCAACGCATTTGCTAGCAAGCGCCCCGTCCTCTTGTTGCCATCTTCAAATGCTTGCAAGTACGGAATGAGTGAGAGCGCTAGTAAAGCCCTACCGTATGGTTGTGCTGCTTTACTAATTATGCCCAGTATCTTGTCTGCTTGTTCGCGTAATTGCTGTGGGCCAGATAGAAGCTTGTAGTTGCTTGCAGTAATACCCACTAGCTTCCTGCGCAGTCCTGATTCTATATCCAGGTTTTTACCTATAATTTTGTGTAGCTCTTCTAGAGTCGCAAAACTCACTGAACTTCTAAACAATTCTAGATTAGTCATAATAAATGCAATGGCATCTTTATGATTCAAAATCATTTGTGTTTCGAACTCTGTTCGGTTTTTTGCACGCACGCCTTCAGTAAGCAACAACTGCGTGTCCAAAAGTGTATACGTATTACCTTCGAGCGAAGAGGACTTCCAGGAAAGTTCAACTGTAAGATGCTCGAGTTCTTTTGCAGATATTTTAGTTTCAGATACGTTTACGCCATACGGGAACAATGCGTCTAGCTCACTGCCATTAAGTGAGTCCAGCCAGTCTATGAATTGAAATCTATATTGTGAATCGGGTCTTTGGTCATTGTCAAAAAGCTTAGCCGGCACGCTGGTCTGTAAAATGTTTTCATAGACACAGTTGTATTTTGGATTGTTATTGCTTCCTTGTTTTGTAACTAGACCAAGCTCAACAAGGCGCTGAAGAGCACGTTGAACTGAACGTACATCGGGCGCATTAGGCTGCGCTGCTATTTGACTCGCCTGCATAAGCCCGTTCAATACATGAATCAGTGCAAACGAAGTGCCTTTGTTTAGTTTCATACGACAATTTTAACACGTATTTCATTTTTATTTGCATTTTTGTCGCATGAGGGTCATCTATTTTTAGTGGTCTATATATTTCAATGCAGGAATACGTAGAGCCTTTCTAGTAATAGTGTAAGCACGAACCATGCTGGTATAAAATCTAGACGTATTAAATTATTCACAGAATACCTTGATCCCTTGTAATTATCCTCCCACGGACATTTTCCAAGTATCTTACGGAGGAAGAGTCCAAACTTGTACTCAAGTATGTAAAGAATTAAGGTATAAGCAACCCCTCTTATCAATAGATGAACAGCTTCGTAATAGTTTTCTGCAATAGCTAACAAGGGATATGCCAAGCCATAGATAGGTATCATCCATATATAGCTGTAACCTTTTAGGCTATTATCTTGAGACTTTCTAAATCTAGCTATTGCGGTAAAAACTACCTCTACGGTGACGCCAACACTAGCAAATATTACAAAGTAGACTATATCCTCCATCATAGGATGACTATACATGAGTATCGACTATTGATCACGAGTTTCTTACTGCACGGCATGAACCGCAGATGCAGTTTGAGGATTTATAGGTAAGAATGATGCGAGTTTATCTGAATCAAGGACTATTGCATCTACCTTTAGTTGTTCTAAACGATTGTTTAGCTCAATAAGGTCAAAGAAAATGTAGTGCCAGTTGCCCCTGTTAGAGTCCACCAGATAAGAACGTCAGCGATATTGTTGGCGTTTTTGTTTTTTTGGGACACAAGGTGAGCCTTGCGCTCGAGTAAGTATTCAAACATCCATATCAAACAATTAAGCTTTTTGCTATGCTTAAGCCATATGGCAAGCAATATGAGTGTAGAACAGCAGTTGCTAGATAAATATTCTGGGGATATTGCTCAAATTACAGAAGTTCTAAGAAAACTCCAACACGAGATTCGTGACAGAAAAACAAAACGTGAGTACGGCGATGTAGTGGTTAATGTTCAGGGGGTCAACAAGGTTTACAAAGTCGGACGCGACAAAGTAGAGGCGTTAAAAAATGTTTCCCTAGAAGTGATGCAGGGTGAATTCTTAGCTCTAACCGGTACTAGCGGCTCTGGAAAGAGTACGTTGCTGCAGCTAATTGGCGGTCTGGATAAAGCCACTAGCGGTATTTTAACGGTTAATGGTGACGATATATCTAAACTCAAAGACCGTAAATTGGCCGAGTTTAGAGGTCGAACAATCGGATTTGTTTTTCAGTTCTTCTATTTGCAGCCGTTTTTGAATCTTGGACGCAACTTAGAAGTTCCGGGCATTTTTGCGCGCACTAAGCCTCGTTTGCGACAGGCAAAGGCGATGGAACTGGCGGAGAAAGTTGACCTTTCAGATCGAATCAAGCACTTACCAAATGAGCTGTCTGGTGGACAAATGCAGCGCGCTGCGATTGCTAGAGCCTTACTTAATAATCCCAAAATAATCTTAGCCGATGAGCCAACGGGCAATCTTGATCGCAAAAACGCTTTTGCCATCATGGATCTTCTCTCGAGCGTTAGAGATACTTTCGGAACGACAGTTATTGTAGTAACGCACGATGCCGAACTAGCAGCTAGAGCTGATAGAGAAGTAAAACTGCAGGATGGAGAAATTGTATGATTCGAGTAGCAGACTCTTTCTTGCTTGCCAGAACAAAACTAAACAGCAGAAAAATCCGGCTGATTATAACAATAATTGTTGCAGGACTACTCTTTGTCGGCTTGTTTTTGGCTTCTTTGATTTTCAATGGAGCGATGAAAAGTGTCGAAAAGTTTGGTGAAGATGGCTTCGGCAAAAGGTATATCACAAGAATCGATTCAAGCCCTTTTGGGGATGATTTTACGCTTCTAAGTGACTCAGACCTACTGGCAGACGCCAAACAAGCCGACAAAAATCTAGTAGAAGCTAAGACCGCTGAAGCAAGACGGTTAGGGATAGATTACGATCCTAAGACAGAAGTACTTTCTGTTAACGATCAAGCGATCGGCCCGATCGGTAAGCCAATGGTTCAAGAAACTCCTCAGAGTTCTCCGCTGATCAAAGCCAAAAGAGCCGAAGCTTCAAAAGCTTTTTTCGAGGCAACTGATGAAGTCGAAAAATCATATAAGACAGTCGGGTCGTACTGGATTGTTTCGCTTACAGGTATGAATTATGGGGCACCTTCACAGAACTTAGACTCAACTTCGATGTCCATAATCAGTGGCGGTAAGGAAGATTCAGAGGCGACTGGCAGCAGTATGATACAACCACCCTCAGGACTTAAAAGCTTTAGTCAGGGACTCAACGCCGCAAGTAGCGGTTTGCTAAGCGCTTTCTTGCTGCCGAATCAGGCTCTTAGCTCAGGGCCTGGTGAGCCGATAGCTGTAATTGCTCCGTTTTCTGCCGCAGAAGAAGCTTTGGGATTAGCTAAGCTACCACAGTCGAGTACAACATCCGCGAGACTAGAACGACTTAAAGAGGTTCGGACAAAAGCTGCAGGCATAACTTTCCAGGTTTGTCTAAGGAACTCGACTTCATTGTCCAGACAATCCGAAGCGCAGTCGGTAGCAGAGCAGCTTGAGAGAAACAAGAATAACAAAGAATACATTAAGCCAGAACTAATTTACGCTAAGAGCGACAAACCTTGCGAGGATGTTGTTGTTAGTAGAGACGTTCGCAGCGCTGACAGCAAAGCAATCGATCTAAAAAAGGAGCAGTTTGACGCGAAGTTTGGCAAGCAGCTTGCTAAACAGCGGATTGCAAGCTTCAAGATTGTGGGTATTGCGCCCGACCCACCAGATTTTTCTGGAGCTTTTTCGGTGTCTAGTCTTATATCGTCATTACTAGTCTCGAATCTCGGCAGTGGCTGGTTTATGCCTTTGGAATCCAAAGATAAGATTCCGGAGTACTCTGAGATTTTTGATCAAATAGGTAAGGTCAACCAATTTTCAGTAAATAAGCTGTTTGAGTTTGCTTCAGCCGATGAGGCCAGGCGTTTTAGTAAAGAAAAAAGCTGCGATCTAGGCACTATATTTGGTGATCCAGCTCAGGCCATAAATGGTTGTAAGGAACGGGGGACACCATTTTTTCTTAGCGGATTTGGCAGTAACAGTGTTGCGCTAGAAAGCGCCAAGAAATCATTCTCGGTTGGGTTTATTAGGGTGGCTTTGGTCGTTGCAGCAATATCTGTGATTATTACTATGGGGACGATAGGCAAAGTAATTGCCGATAGTCGGCGTGAAACGGCCGTGTTCCGCGCGATAGGTGCTAAGCGTTTAGATATTGCGCAGGTATATATGACCTATGCGCTAATGCTTGGAATAATTGTGGTTGTTTTTGCAGCAGGTGTGGCATGGCTTTTGGCGTCTTTGGCACAATCTAGGTATGCCAGTTCGATCACAATTGATGCTCTGACTGCTTTTAATTCGACTAATTTGTCGAGAAAATTTGAACTAGTTGGCATAGACTTTATGCAGCTCGCTAGCATATCCGTTTTGGTTTTGGCAGGGGCGCTTTTGAGCGCTGTTGGGCCGCTGGTCTCTAATCTCAAGCGCAACCCCATCAAAGACATGCGCGACGAGCGCTAAAGTTACTTCCTATTTGGCTTACAATACCG from Candidatus Saccharibacteria bacterium includes the following:
- a CDS encoding SIMPL domain-containing protein (The SIMPL domain is named for its presence in mouse protein SIMPL (signalling molecule that associates with mouse pelle-like kinase). Bacterial member BP26, from Brucella, was shown to assemble into a channel-like structure, while YggE from E. coli has been associated with resistance to oxidative stress.) — translated: MEQDKKTKLSISLDYKWLSLFLAAVIAAMLIVWKPWQSKADSGSRTIDVTGQATVKSQPDQFVFYPYYEFQNTNKDAALAQLKAKSTELVAKLKELGVEDKDIKTNSDGYDRYYFAPDSSNTPTYTLRLEITNNDKDKTQKVQDYLVSTSPKGAVSPQAGFSEAKRKELESQARDEATKDARKKADQSAKNLGFSVGKVKSVSDGAGFGGVMPMYAEDSIKAVAPVADSTLPVQSGQNEVSYSVSVTYFLK
- a CDS encoding beta-lactamase family protein, which gives rise to MKKFFGVVSTLIVTLSVLINIAASPVLALSSCYMTASGVNVSKFSGATKAADLSSTCLNSSPNTRYGVASVSKMITSLTVLSLVDEGKISLDSPFIGQLAAGTMKKPSDTRWNKITVRQLLNHTSGIQVSKNWYFSQTTAAKYNYDWRNIAKNATSISLQSTPGRAYQYSNTNYTILGLLIDQKAEKPYLQAASEKVFQPLGLGSAEYMLNSEQALTTQDFKYYGYAAWKNKALGPAGAWFLTPHAASILPIAFKKLLSPTLSSQAMKGSTANSAYGLGLMKMPGGWGHTGTITGVRAAVAYNISSGKSGAVLYNGASFSSGSDLKYAAYKLTTKY
- a CDS encoding Fic family protein, whose translation is MKLNKGTSFALIHVLNGLMQASQIAAQPNAPDVRSVQRALQRLVELGLVTKQGSNNNPKYNCVYENILQTSVPAKLFDNDQRPDSQYRFQFIDWLDSLNGSELDALFPYGVNVSETKISAKELEHLTVELSWKSSSLEGNTYTLLDTQLLLTEGVRAKNRTEFETQMILNHKDAIAFIMTNLELFRSSVSFATLEELHKIIGKNLDIESGLRRKLVGITASNYKLLSGPQQLREQADKILGIISKAAQPYGRALLALSLIPYLQAFEDGNKRTGRLLANALLLASVGRGFSLRKTDARSLSIAYLSFYEFSSLQSLDVILKAELKE
- a CDS encoding ABC transporter ATP-binding protein — encoded protein: MVNVQGVNKVYKVGRDKVEALKNVSLEVMQGEFLALTGTSGSGKSTLLQLIGGLDKATSGILTVNGDDISKLKDRKLAEFRGRTIGFVFQFFYLQPFLNLGRNLEVPGIFARTKPRLRQAKAMELAEKVDLSDRIKHLPNELSGGQMQRAAIARALLNNPKIILADEPTGNLDRKNAFAIMDLLSSVRDTFGTTVIVVTHDAELAARADREVKLQDGEIV
- a CDS encoding ABC transporter permease; its protein translation is MIRVADSFLLARTKLNSRKIRLIITIIVAGLLFVGLFLASLIFNGAMKSVEKFGEDGFGKRYITRIDSSPFGDDFTLLSDSDLLADAKQADKNLVEAKTAEARRLGIDYDPKTEVLSVNDQAIGPIGKPMVQETPQSSPLIKAKRAEASKAFFEATDEVEKSYKTVGSYWIVSLTGMNYGAPSQNLDSTSMSIISGGKEDSEATGSSMIQPPSGLKSFSQGLNAASSGLLSAFLLPNQALSSGPGEPIAVIAPFSAAEEALGLAKLPQSSTTSARLERLKEVRTKAAGITFQVCLRNSTSLSRQSEAQSVAEQLERNKNNKEYIKPELIYAKSDKPCEDVVVSRDVRSADSKAIDLKKEQFDAKFGKQLAKQRIASFKIVGIAPDPPDFSGAFSVSSLISSLLVSNLGSGWFMPLESKDKIPEYSEIFDQIGKVNQFSVNKLFEFASADEARRFSKEKSCDLGTIFGDPAQAINGCKERGTPFFLSGFGSNSVALESAKKSFSVGFIRVALVVAAISVIITMGTIGKVIADSRRETAVFRAIGAKRLDIAQVYMTYALMLGIIVVVFAAGVAWLLASLAQSRYASSITIDALTAFNSTNLSRKFELVGIDFMQLASISVLVLAGALLSAVGPLVSNLKRNPIKDMRDER